One segment of Thermodesulfovibrio sp. 3907-1M DNA contains the following:
- a CDS encoding glycosyltransferase family 9 protein: MKILILPLYGIGDTLMTTPAIETLKRSIDCRIVNICMFKTTCEVLKKNPFIDELVYFPFLEQGLWNSLKFIFSLGKFDCAINFYPSNRKQYNILSFLTRAKIRLGHRYLKRDLSELNFLKNRTLKENPDLHNVEENLRILELLGIKTDNTPEMKIYLDEKEIEQGKAFVNASSKKTFKVGIHTGTSSFKGHRQRRWQKEKFLELINSLPDVDFFLFGTIEEKQENKFILKNAKHGNVILVENKPIREVASIIAHLNAFVSNDSGLMHLAAAVKVPVVAIFGPTNPKWVYPWVVEHRIVRVNLNCSPCFYYSPEPLRCESGLDFKCLKDIDASIVKSALESLIKS; this comes from the coding sequence ATGAAAATTCTTATTTTACCACTTTACGGAATAGGCGATACATTGATGACAACACCGGCAATTGAGACTCTGAAAAGATCCATTGACTGCAGGATTGTCAATATATGCATGTTTAAAACTACCTGTGAGGTTCTTAAAAAAAATCCATTCATTGATGAGCTTGTCTATTTTCCTTTTTTAGAGCAGGGGTTATGGAATTCATTGAAATTCATTTTTTCTCTTGGAAAATTTGACTGTGCAATAAACTTTTATCCTTCAAACAGAAAGCAGTATAACATATTAAGCTTTCTTACCAGAGCAAAAATCAGACTGGGACATAGATATTTAAAAAGAGATTTAAGTGAGCTTAACTTTCTTAAAAATCGGACATTAAAGGAAAACCCTGATCTACATAATGTGGAAGAAAATCTCAGAATTCTTGAGCTTCTTGGGATAAAAACAGATAATACCCCAGAAATGAAGATTTATCTTGACGAAAAGGAGATTGAACAGGGAAAGGCATTTGTAAATGCTTCATCTAAAAAAACATTTAAGGTGGGAATTCATACAGGAACGAGTAGTTTCAAGGGACACAGACAGAGAAGATGGCAGAAGGAGAAATTTCTGGAACTTATAAATAGTCTGCCTGATGTAGATTTTTTCCTCTTTGGCACAATAGAAGAAAAGCAGGAAAATAAATTTATACTAAAAAATGCAAAACATGGGAATGTAATCCTTGTTGAGAATAAACCTATTCGTGAAGTTGCATCAATTATTGCTCATCTTAATGCATTTGTCTCCAATGATTCAGGGCTTATGCATCTTGCTGCAGCGGTAAAAGTGCCTGTTGTGGCTATTTTTGGTCCTACAAACCCAAAATGGGTTTATCCATGGGTTGTAGAACACAGAATAGTAAGAGTTAATTTAAATTGTTCTCCCTGTTTCTATTACTCTCCAGAACCTCTAAGGTGCGAATCTGGGCTTGATTTTAAATGTTTAAAAGATATTGATGCTTCAATTGTAAAGTCAGCATTGGAGTCATTAATTAAATCGTAA
- a CDS encoding DUF2723 domain-containing protein, which produces MSSKNFPLSISLFLIMSLYIFSLPPVLSTGDGGELIAASYGLGSPHPSGYPLYVQIGKIFSFLPAGNIGIRVELISVFFSMLTLLLVYSVVFKLSGQNREASFAAIASVIFLALSYSFFGQSIVAKFYTLNSFFVMFLVFCGIILVLKGYDRRIQFIASFILGLTLSAHHTGFMMIVPLGVVGFFYCRNFLRNLPLSFLFFSLGFSVNFYFFIRDMKGTLFSMIPVTDLDSFLKVFLRKNYGAGSSIDVTASGFFNLYGYFYAFKNYLYLIEKNFTFFSIPFFILGVVWLFKKSKKLLVFVLTSFFIYSIFLAKLTFSMQNPDSHELYVIGHQYFIPSFAIYCGIVGLGVYFIYSIFEKYGFYSLQRIVPIIVIFFPLLMIFDRLTDQYQGKNYVPYSHTKGIFTSLPVASIYMTYGDNHAFQGWYLKLVGRYREDICHIVLDDYKTMVWALHGCKPYSLYKRIFPEFFGGNLIELTEKYRYYSIIALSEEHPLYTVVDSYPYFYIFIYIGKQSDKRDFDEFFMERMKKVEPFLNYEDCLTHRTDDVYTLQLCNFSTIGYISIAKAYEKASDKDTAEVAFDQKLSYGDFTAPFKMKLKVNSENEKYLNIYNAVKKYNKMNKFYLLGKEDEKN; this is translated from the coding sequence ATGAGTTCTAAAAACTTTCCTCTCTCCATCTCTCTTTTTCTCATTATGTCTCTTTATATTTTCTCCCTTCCTCCTGTTCTTTCAACAGGTGATGGAGGAGAACTTATAGCAGCATCATACGGACTTGGCAGTCCCCATCCCTCAGGCTATCCTCTTTATGTTCAGATTGGTAAAATCTTCAGTTTCCTTCCCGCTGGAAACATTGGAATCAGAGTTGAGTTAATCTCAGTTTTTTTCTCAATGCTTACACTTCTTCTTGTATACTCAGTGGTTTTTAAACTCTCAGGGCAGAATCGTGAGGCATCCTTTGCTGCTATTGCATCAGTTATTTTTCTTGCCCTTTCCTACTCATTTTTTGGACAGAGCATTGTGGCAAAGTTTTATACTTTAAACTCTTTTTTTGTTATGTTTTTAGTTTTTTGTGGGATAATTTTAGTTTTAAAAGGATATGACAGAAGAATTCAATTTATTGCATCATTTATTCTGGGACTTACGCTTTCAGCACATCATACAGGATTTATGATGATTGTGCCTCTTGGTGTTGTTGGATTTTTTTATTGCAGAAATTTTTTACGAAATCTTCCATTGAGTTTTCTCTTTTTTTCCCTTGGCTTTTCAGTGAATTTTTATTTTTTTATTAGAGACATGAAAGGAACTCTTTTCAGCATGATACCTGTAACTGACCTGGATTCTTTTTTAAAGGTTTTTTTAAGAAAAAACTACGGAGCAGGTTCATCAATTGATGTTACGGCATCAGGGTTTTTTAATCTTTATGGATATTTTTATGCTTTTAAAAACTATCTTTACCTTATTGAAAAAAACTTTACTTTTTTTTCTATACCTTTTTTCATTCTTGGAGTTGTATGGCTTTTTAAAAAATCAAAAAAACTTCTTGTATTTGTTTTAACATCCTTTTTTATCTATTCAATTTTTCTTGCAAAGTTAACATTTTCAATGCAAAATCCTGACAGCCATGAGCTTTATGTAATAGGACATCAATATTTTATTCCATCCTTTGCCATTTACTGTGGTATAGTCGGGCTGGGAGTTTATTTTATATACAGCATTTTTGAAAAATATGGCTTTTATTCCCTTCAAAGAATCGTTCCCATTATTGTAATCTTCTTTCCTTTACTAATGATTTTTGACAGACTCACTGATCAGTATCAGGGGAAAAACTATGTTCCCTATTCGCATACTAAAGGGATTTTCACATCTCTGCCAGTAGCATCAATTTATATGACCTACGGAGACAATCATGCTTTTCAGGGATGGTATTTAAAGCTTGTTGGAAGATACAGAGAAGACATATGTCATATTGTTCTTGATGACTATAAAACCATGGTCTGGGCACTTCATGGCTGCAAACCCTATAGCCTTTACAAAAGAATTTTCCCTGAATTTTTTGGTGGCAATTTGATAGAGCTCACTGAAAAATACAGATATTACTCAATCATCGCTTTATCAGAAGAACATCCCCTTTATACCGTGGTTGACAGTTACCCTTATTTTTATATTTTCATTTATATTGGAAAACAATCGGATAAAAGGGATTTTGATGAATTTTTCATGGAAAGAATGAAAAAAGTTGAACCCTTTTTAAACTATGAAGACTGCCTTACCCATAGAACAGACGATGTTTATACGCTTCAGCTGTGTAATTTCTCTACAATTGGATATATAAGCATTGCCAAGGCATATGAAAAAGCATCTGATAAAGACACAGCAGAAGTTGCATTTGATCAGAAATTAAGCTATGGCGATTTTACAGCACCCTTTAAGATGAAGCTTAAAGTTAACAGTGAAAATGAGAAATATCTCAACATCTACAATGCAGTTAAAAAATACAATAAAATGAATAAATTTTACCTGCTTGGGAAGGAAGATGAAAAGAATTAG